In the genome of Triticum urartu cultivar G1812 chromosome 5, Tu2.1, whole genome shotgun sequence, one region contains:
- the LOC125510033 gene encoding sister chromatid cohesion 1 protein 3-like, translating into MFYSHSVLARKSPLGTVWIAAHLERKVNRTQIDGVDVPSYAASIMDPEVPIALRLSGHLLLGLVRIYSWKVNHLFQDCNRMLSAVRTAFASMEAIDLPVDADRAPFEVITLPETFSLDDLSLDDAIRQMDTPDRHRRTYDQITLSGEGYVMITLDEDGGAEFTSPAGRSSGFEPVQHEQETFPPFLEDIIPVDPPLQGSFSVNPINGHQDTPEVLRRATDSVSRFEDVIDGGDPMDEDPSPFIEKVTTPPAMHSPVSPVLQTSIPNVPTRISHEPVEEAEEPGGGAGLLAPAEFVLEPSPPPQVQGNRRRRRANAQENRRRPIIDEEIVLPNDYMSNQVDGIELGRLVRRRKILPHTAVDVWRFNRISQKDSLFSEPLVQGMCSDLHKAYEGNCPRVSDSDAQPADVVNVRDSDAQLADAVNVRNKDAPTRNADTQEPEPHLTLNSLGNGEATPFDSPPELPRFSPQKDLSPVREEDHTPFETPGRSGTPRSGLGGTGATVPLTHCSYASLGKNTVESDFPFGTDDLDEDLPQFPGLMNTPSMISSVGTSTTGLGSIMSTRTRAAAQYFKGMMSSATLEDQPGKFSLNRILDGRTKKQAASMFFETLALKSYDYIDVHQEEAYGDISVLVRPSLSSAKL; encoded by the coding sequence ATGTTCTACTCCCACTCCGTCCTGGCTCGGAAGAGCCCGCTGGGCACGGTGTGGATCGCCGCGCACCTCGAGCGCAAGGTCAACCGGACGCAGATCGACGGCGTCGACGTCCCCTCCTACGCCGCGTCCATCATGGACCCCGAGGTCCCCATCGCGCTCCGGCTGTCGGGGCATCTCCTCCTCGGGCTCGTCCGCATCTACTCGTGGAAGGTGAACCACCTGTTCCAGGATTGCAACCGGATGCTGAGCGCGGTCAGGACCGCCTTTGCCTCCATGGAGGCGATAGATCTGCCGGTTGACGCGGACCGTGCTCCGTTCGAGGTAATCACTCTGCCGGAGACCTTCAGCCTGGATGATTTGAGCCTTGATGACGCGATTCGTCAGATGGATACGCCGGATCGTCATCGGCGGACCTATGATCAGATCACCTTGTCCGGAGAAGGGTATGTGATGATCACCCTTGATGAGGATGGTGGTGCAGAGTTCACGTCTCCTGCTGGTCGATCTTCAGGATTTGAGCCTGTACAGCATGAGCAGGAGACATTCCCTCCGTTTCTTGAGGATATCATTCCTGTAGATCCTCCTCTGCAAGGCAGTTTTTCAGTGAACCCGATTAATGGGCACCAAGATACACCAGAAGTATTGCGTCGAGCGACTGACAGTGTGTCAAGGTTTGAAGATGTTATTGATGGTGGTGACCCCATGGATGAAGATCCGTCGCCGTTCATAGAGAAGGTTACCACGCCACCAGCAATGCACTCACCTGTATCCCCTGTGCTTCAGACATCCATTCCCAACGTTCCAACACGTATCAGCCATGAGCCTGTTGAAGAAGCTGAAGAACCAGGAGGTGGCGCTGGACTCTTGGCACCTGCAGAATTTGTCCTTGAACCATCTCCACCACCTCAAGTACAAGGTAACAGGAGAAGGAGAAGGGCGAATGCACAGGAGAACAGGAGAAGGCCTATAATTGATGAGGAAATCGTGCTCCCCAATGATTATATGAGTAATCAAGTTGATGGCATTGAACTAGGTAGGCTGGTTCGCAGGAGGAAGATACTGCCCCATACAGCAGTGGATGTGTGGAGGTTCAACAGGATAAGCCAAAAGGACAGCCTCTTCTCTGAACCTCTGGTGCAAGGAATGTGTAGCGATCTTCATAAAGCTTATGAGGGGAACTGCCCTCGTGTGAGTGACTCTGATGCTCAGCCTGCCGATGTTGTGAATGTTCGCGACTCTGATGCTCAGCTTGCCGATGCTGTGAATGTTCGTAACAAGGATGCACCTACAAGAAATGCAGATACGCAGGAGCCTGAACCTCACCTCACCTTGAATTCTCTAGGAAATGGAGAGGCAACACCATTTGATTCACCACCTGAGCTCCCTCGCTTCTCTCCACAAAAGGATCTATCACCAGTAAGAGAAGAAGATCACACCCCTTTTGAAACCCCTGGTCGAAGTGGAACCCCGCGGTCTGGACTTGGAGGAACTGGTGCTACTGTACCACTAACACATTGCAGTTATGCATCACTTGGAAAAAATACTGTTGAATCTGATTTCCCATTTGGTACTGATGATCTTGACGAAGATCTACCGCAGTTTCCTGGGCTCATGAATACCCCTAGCATGATATCCAGTGTGGGTACCAGCACCACAGGATTAGGCAGCATCATGTCTACCAGGACAAGGGCTGCCGCCCAGTACTTCAAAGGTATGATGTCTTCAGCCACATTAGAAGACCAGCCAGGGAAATTCAGTTTAAACAGAATCTTGGACGGGAGGACAAAGAAGCAAGCTGCAAGCATGTTCTTTGAAACATTGGCCCTGAAGAGCTATGATTATATCGATGTCCATCAGGAAGAAGCGTATGGCGATATTTCAGTTTTGGTTAGACCGTCACTATCGAGCGCTAAACTTTGA